A genome region from Thermomonospora amylolytica includes the following:
- the cbiQ gene encoding cobalt ECF transporter T component CbiQ: MDGLGRRLHRPGDTPVHRLPPQCKLAAAGLFVLAVVSTPREAVWAFGVYAVLLAAVAAAARVPAGFVLRRMAIEVPFVVFAVLLPFVAQGPRVEVLGVALSESGLWSAWNVLAKASLGTAASVLLAATTELRQLLLGLERLRLPSLLVQIAAFMVRYADVIVGEMRRMKVARAARGFEARDVRAFGVLARSAGALFLRSYERGERVHLAMLSRGYEGRMPVLHDAAATRAQWAAAAVLPALAALVASGAWMVR; encoded by the coding sequence ATGGACGGTCTGGGGCGGCGGCTGCACCGGCCGGGGGACACCCCGGTCCACCGGCTGCCGCCGCAGTGCAAGCTGGCCGCGGCCGGGCTGTTCGTCCTGGCCGTGGTGAGCACGCCGCGCGAGGCGGTCTGGGCGTTCGGCGTCTACGCGGTCCTGCTCGCGGCCGTCGCGGCGGCCGCCCGGGTGCCCGCGGGGTTCGTGCTGCGGCGCATGGCGATCGAGGTCCCGTTCGTGGTGTTCGCGGTGCTGCTGCCGTTCGTCGCGCAGGGGCCCCGGGTGGAGGTGCTGGGCGTGGCGCTCAGCGAGAGCGGCCTGTGGTCGGCGTGGAACGTCCTGGCCAAGGCCAGCCTCGGCACCGCCGCCTCGGTCCTGCTGGCCGCCACCACCGAGCTGCGGCAGCTCCTGCTGGGGCTGGAACGGCTCCGGCTGCCCTCCCTGCTGGTGCAGATCGCCGCGTTCATGGTCCGGTACGCCGACGTGATCGTGGGGGAGATGCGGCGGATGAAGGTGGCCCGCGCCGCCCGCGGCTTCGAGGCCCGTGACGTGCGGGCGTTCGGGGTCCTGGCCCGGTCGGCGGGCGCGCTGTTCCTGCGTTCCTACGAACGCGGCGAGCGGGTCCACCTGGCCATGCTCAGCCGCGGCTACGAGGGCCGGATGCCCGTGCTGCACGACGCGGCGGCGACCCGCGCCCAGTGGGCGGCCGCCGCCGTGCTGCCGGCGCTGGCCGCGCTCGTCGCCTCCGGTGCTTGGATGGTGCGGTGA
- a CDS encoding energy-coupling factor ABC transporter ATP-binding protein: protein MTPSLEVSGLAYAYPDGTQALFGVNVTIGRGERVALLGPNGAGKTTLVLHLNGILHGGAGTVRVGGLTVDPKDRKALREIRRRVGIVFQDPDDQLFMPTVREDVAFGPANLGVTGAELDRRVEHALTQVGMLHAADRPPQHLSFGQRRRVAVATVLAMEPEILVLDEPSSNLDPAGRRELAEILTGLDVTMLMVTHDLPYAAELCPRSLILSGGVIVADGPTLDLLADEPLMRAHRLELPYGFDPRAIASR, encoded by the coding sequence GTGACCCCTTCGCTTGAGGTGAGCGGCCTGGCGTACGCCTATCCGGACGGCACGCAGGCGCTGTTCGGCGTGAACGTGACCATCGGCAGGGGCGAGCGGGTCGCCCTGCTGGGCCCCAACGGGGCGGGCAAGACCACCCTCGTGCTGCATCTGAACGGGATCCTGCACGGGGGAGCGGGCACCGTCCGCGTCGGCGGGCTCACCGTCGACCCCAAGGACCGCAAGGCGCTGCGGGAGATCCGGCGGCGCGTCGGCATCGTCTTCCAGGACCCCGACGACCAGCTGTTCATGCCCACGGTCCGCGAGGACGTGGCGTTCGGCCCGGCCAACCTGGGAGTCACCGGCGCCGAGCTGGACCGCCGGGTGGAGCATGCGCTCACGCAGGTCGGCATGCTGCACGCGGCCGACCGGCCCCCGCAGCACCTGAGCTTCGGCCAGCGCCGCCGGGTGGCGGTGGCGACCGTGCTGGCGATGGAGCCGGAGATCCTGGTGCTGGACGAGCCGTCGTCCAACCTCGACCCGGCCGGGCGCCGCGAGCTGGCCGAGATCCTGACCGGCCTGGACGTGACCATGCTGATGGTCACCCACGACCTGCCGTACGCGGCCGAGCTGTGCCCCCGGTCGCTGATCCTGTCCGGCGGGGTGATCGTCGCCGACGGCCCCACCCTGGACCTGCTGGCCGACGAGCCGCTGATGCGCGCCCACCGGCTGGAGCTGCCGTACGGGTTCGATCCCCGCGCCATCGCCTCGCGTTAG
- a CDS encoding PDGLE domain-containing protein, producing MKTANRRFLLAFLLVALVVAGVLSYYASGDPDGLTKVAEDKGFAAQEKEHALSDSPVSDYGVKGVENERLSGGLAGVLGVGLTAAVGGGLFWLVHRRDGRDEKAPAGASAER from the coding sequence ATGAAGACCGCCAACCGGCGCTTCCTGCTCGCCTTCCTCCTGGTCGCCCTGGTGGTGGCCGGTGTCCTCAGCTATTACGCCAGCGGCGACCCCGACGGGCTCACCAAGGTCGCCGAGGACAAGGGCTTCGCCGCGCAGGAGAAGGAGCACGCGCTGTCGGACTCCCCGGTGAGCGACTACGGCGTCAAGGGCGTGGAGAACGAGCGCCTGTCCGGCGGGCTGGCCGGCGTGCTCGGCGTCGGCCTGACCGCCGCGGTCGGCGGCGGCCTGTTCTGGCTGGTGCACCGCCGCGACGGGCGCGACGAGAAGGCCCCGGCGGGCGCCTCCGCCGAGCGCTGA
- the pepN gene encoding aminopeptidase N — translation MAGNLTRDEARERARLLEVESYAVDLDLTTGDERFGSTTVVRFGCGEPGASTFIDLHDAVVREVVLNGRSLDVASYDPAKGRFPLPDLAADNELRVVADCAYSRSGEGLHRFVDPVDRQVYLYTQFETADAHRMYACFDQPDLKATFRLSVTAPEGWEVVTNEAAESAERGRWTFAPTPRISTYITALVAGPYHVVRDEYRRPDGSVIPLGVFCRASLAEHLDADAIIDVTRQGFAFFEEVFARPYPFGKYDQLFVPEFNAGAMENAGCVTFLEDYVFRSRVTDAAYERRAETILHEMAHMWFGDLVTMRWWDDLWLNESFATYMSVLCQAEATRWKGSWTTFANLMKAWAYRQDQLPSTHPISADIPDIRAVEVNFDGITYAKGASVLKQLVAYVGRDNFLEGVRRYFDRHAWGNTVLADLLDALEETSGRDLTSWSKEWLETAEVNTLRPEYETDGDGTFTSFAVLQEAKPDHPTLRSHRVAIGLYDRTDQGIVRRRRVELDVVGARTEVPELVGERRPDLVLVNDDDLTYAKIRLDEHSQRTLVEGIGDIVEGLPRALCWSAAWDMTRDAEMATRDYVKLVLSGIRGVTDISVAQTLLRQARIALQQYADPAWRTTGQQMMADALFELAREAEPGSDFQLCFVQAFAAVATSNEHLAFVRGLLEGTQSMEGLTVDTELRWALLRRLVVTGAAGPAEIDAEYARDSTAAGERHAAGCKAAIPTTEAKADAWSRIIGGELPNALFRATLGGFVEPEQADLLTPYVERYFAEVGRIWAEWSSDMAQTFAEVAYPFLIIDQSTVARTDAYLEAENPPPALARLLSEGRDGVARALRARAKDASAG, via the coding sequence GTGGCAGGCAACCTCACGCGCGACGAGGCGCGGGAACGGGCCCGGCTGCTCGAGGTCGAATCGTACGCGGTGGATCTGGACCTGACGACCGGCGACGAGCGGTTCGGATCCACGACCGTGGTCCGGTTCGGCTGCGGGGAGCCCGGCGCGTCCACCTTCATCGACCTGCACGACGCGGTGGTGCGGGAGGTGGTGCTGAACGGGCGGTCGCTGGACGTGGCCTCCTACGACCCGGCCAAGGGGCGTTTCCCGCTGCCGGACCTGGCCGCGGACAACGAGCTGCGGGTGGTCGCCGACTGCGCCTACTCCCGGTCCGGGGAGGGCCTGCACCGGTTCGTGGACCCGGTGGACCGGCAGGTGTACCTGTACACCCAGTTCGAGACCGCCGACGCGCACCGGATGTACGCCTGTTTCGACCAGCCGGACCTGAAGGCGACCTTCCGGTTGTCGGTCACCGCGCCGGAGGGCTGGGAGGTCGTCACCAACGAGGCGGCCGAGTCGGCGGAGAGGGGCCGCTGGACGTTCGCGCCGACCCCGCGGATCTCCACCTACATCACGGCGCTGGTGGCCGGGCCGTACCACGTGGTCCGCGACGAGTACCGGCGGCCGGACGGGTCGGTGATCCCGCTGGGGGTGTTCTGCCGGGCGTCGCTGGCCGAGCACCTGGACGCCGACGCGATCATCGACGTGACCCGGCAGGGCTTCGCCTTCTTCGAGGAGGTCTTCGCCCGGCCGTACCCGTTCGGCAAGTACGACCAGCTGTTCGTGCCCGAGTTCAACGCGGGCGCGATGGAGAACGCCGGGTGCGTGACGTTCCTGGAGGACTACGTCTTCCGGTCGCGGGTCACCGACGCCGCCTACGAGCGCCGCGCGGAGACGATCCTGCACGAGATGGCGCACATGTGGTTCGGCGACCTGGTCACCATGCGCTGGTGGGACGACCTGTGGCTGAACGAGTCGTTCGCCACCTACATGAGCGTGCTGTGCCAGGCCGAGGCCACCCGCTGGAAGGGCTCGTGGACCACGTTCGCCAACCTGATGAAGGCGTGGGCCTACCGGCAGGACCAGCTCCCCTCCACCCACCCGATCTCCGCCGACATCCCCGATATCCGGGCGGTGGAGGTCAACTTCGACGGCATCACCTACGCCAAGGGCGCCAGCGTCCTCAAGCAGCTCGTCGCCTACGTGGGCCGGGACAACTTCCTGGAGGGCGTGCGGCGCTACTTCGACCGGCACGCGTGGGGCAACACGGTGCTGGCCGACCTGCTGGACGCGCTGGAGGAGACCTCCGGGCGCGACCTGACCTCCTGGTCCAAGGAGTGGCTGGAGACCGCCGAGGTCAACACGCTGCGGCCGGAGTACGAGACCGACGGGGACGGCACGTTCACCTCGTTCGCCGTGCTGCAGGAGGCCAAGCCCGACCACCCGACGCTGCGCTCGCACCGCGTCGCGATCGGCCTGTACGACCGCACCGACCAGGGCATCGTGCGCCGCAGGCGGGTCGAGCTGGACGTGGTGGGCGCCCGCACCGAGGTGCCGGAGCTGGTCGGCGAGCGGCGGCCCGACCTGGTGCTGGTCAACGACGACGACCTGACCTACGCCAAGATCCGCCTGGACGAGCACTCGCAGCGGACCCTGGTGGAGGGCATCGGCGACATCGTGGAGGGGCTGCCGCGGGCGCTGTGCTGGTCGGCGGCCTGGGACATGACCCGCGACGCCGAGATGGCCACCCGCGACTACGTCAAGCTGGTGCTGTCGGGCATCCGCGGGGTCACCGACATCTCGGTGGCGCAGACCCTGCTGCGGCAGGCCCGCATCGCCCTGCAGCAGTACGCCGACCCGGCCTGGCGCACCACCGGTCAGCAGATGATGGCCGACGCGCTGTTCGAGCTGGCCCGCGAGGCCGAGCCGGGCTCGGACTTCCAGCTGTGCTTCGTGCAGGCGTTCGCCGCCGTCGCCACCTCCAACGAGCATCTGGCGTTCGTGCGGGGGCTGCTGGAGGGCACCCAGTCGATGGAGGGCCTGACCGTCGACACCGAGCTGCGCTGGGCGCTGCTGCGGCGGCTGGTGGTGACCGGCGCGGCCGGTCCCGCCGAGATCGACGCCGAGTACGCCCGCGACAGCACGGCCGCCGGGGAGCGGCACGCCGCCGGCTGCAAGGCCGCCATTCCCACCACCGAGGCCAAGGCCGACGCCTGGTCCCGGATCATCGGCGGGGAACTGCCGAACGCGCTGTTCCGCGCCACGCTGGGCGGGTTCGTCGAGCCCGAGCAGGCCGACCTGCTGACCCCGTACGTGGAGCGGTACTTCGCCGAGGTGGGCCGGATCTGGGCGGAGTGGAGCAGCGACATGGCGCAGACGTTCGCCGAGGTCGCCTACCCGTTCCTGATCATC
- a CDS encoding energy-coupling factor ABC transporter permease, which translates to MHVPDGFFDAPVSVGAGVVAAAGIAVCLRGARRELDDRTAPLAGLSAAFVFAAQMINFPVAAGTSGHLMGGALAAILVGPYAGVLCISVVLLVQMLFADGGVTAYGINVTLMALTGVLVGYGVFRLVTRLWPASAPRRTGVTVGSFLGALASVPASALVFVALFALGGTADLPLGAVLTAMLGVHVLIGIGEGVITALTVGTVAAVRPDLVHGLRGQAAPLEIRTPEPAEA; encoded by the coding sequence GTGCACGTACCTGACGGGTTCTTCGACGCCCCGGTGTCGGTGGGGGCGGGCGTCGTGGCGGCGGCGGGCATCGCCGTGTGCCTGCGCGGCGCCCGCCGCGAACTGGACGACCGCACCGCCCCGCTGGCCGGGCTGAGCGCGGCGTTCGTGTTCGCCGCCCAGATGATCAACTTTCCGGTGGCGGCCGGCACCAGCGGCCATCTGATGGGCGGGGCGCTGGCCGCCATCCTGGTCGGCCCGTACGCCGGGGTGCTGTGCATCTCGGTGGTGCTGCTGGTGCAGATGCTCTTCGCCGACGGCGGCGTCACCGCGTACGGGATCAACGTCACGTTGATGGCGCTCACCGGGGTGCTCGTCGGGTACGGGGTGTTCCGGCTGGTCACCCGGCTGTGGCCGGCGAGCGCCCCGCGCCGGACCGGTGTCACCGTGGGGTCCTTCCTGGGGGCGCTGGCCTCGGTGCCCGCCTCGGCGCTGGTGTTCGTGGCGCTGTTCGCGCTGGGCGGCACCGCCGACCTGCCGCTCGGCGCCGTTCTGACCGCGATGCTGGGCGTGCACGTCCTGATCGGCATCGGCGAGGGCGTGATCACCGCGCTCACGGTCGGCACCGTCGCCGCGGTCCGCCCCGACCTGGTGCACGGCCTGCGCGGCCAGGCCGCGCCGCTGGAGATCCGCACCCCCGAGCCCGCGGAGGCCTGA
- a CDS encoding mycothiol-dependent nitroreductase Rv2466c family protein: MTQARTPVDFWFDPLCPWAWITSRWIHEVAKHRPIEPRWHVMSLSVLNEDKDVPEKYKKLIAEGWGPVRVCIAAEQKYGPQVLGDLYTELGTRRHHQKRPFDRETIEDALKAAGLDPELAAAAESTEYDEALRASHKDGIDRVGEEVGTPVIAVGDVAFFGPVVTPIPRGEEAVKLWDGVLAVASVPGFFELKRSRTADPSFD; this comes from the coding sequence GTGACGCAGGCCCGCACCCCCGTGGACTTCTGGTTCGACCCGCTGTGCCCCTGGGCGTGGATCACCTCCCGCTGGATCCACGAGGTGGCGAAGCACCGGCCGATCGAACCCCGCTGGCACGTCATGAGCCTGTCGGTGCTCAACGAGGACAAGGACGTTCCGGAGAAGTACAAGAAGCTGATCGCCGAGGGCTGGGGCCCGGTACGGGTCTGCATCGCCGCCGAGCAGAAGTACGGCCCCCAGGTCCTCGGCGACCTCTACACCGAGCTGGGCACCCGGCGGCACCACCAGAAGCGCCCGTTCGACCGGGAGACCATCGAGGACGCGCTCAAGGCGGCCGGCCTCGACCCCGAGCTGGCGGCGGCGGCCGAGTCGACCGAGTACGACGAGGCGCTGCGCGCCTCCCACAAGGACGGCATCGACCGGGTCGGCGAGGAGGTCGGCACCCCGGTGATCGCCGTTGGGGACGTGGCCTTCTTCGGCCCGGTGGTCACCCCGATCCCGCGCGGCGAGGAGGCCGTGAAGCTGTGGGACGGCGTGCTGGCCGTGGCCTCGGTGCCCGGCTTCTTCGAGCTGAAGCGGAGCCGGACCGCGGACCCCAGCTTCGACTGA